In Myxococcus stipitatus, the following are encoded in one genomic region:
- a CDS encoding phosphotransferase — protein MLLADGARALSAAWGRPVLLTEPQVLRTQSRCHVVRARVRGGDVSTVVLKHFHEDPMLGLDEWAGLELLGRHNLFTAPGLIAGDIASRLLVLEDLGTGPSLEDLLRADDANAATGGLLAVARITAQLHARTRGVQGDFDLLRHALSPRPMRVRIDNARYLLEHADRLRRWADAVDVPMAPGTQEDLERLARELAEPGPFLSLTHGDMAPGNTLFTPSGPRLLDFEYCGMRHALYDALMWLLVVPLPDELITRADLTYRITLAPACEAAQVDATWTRARAMVATARTVNLFQWLSPRALERNRDWAPGFSERAALLRHLSRSRTLRESLDPIPDLSRTLNALEERLVERWAGTASFTWPAFR, from the coding sequence TTGCTGCTCGCGGATGGTGCTCGCGCGCTCTCCGCGGCGTGGGGACGTCCCGTGCTGTTGACCGAGCCGCAGGTTCTCCGCACCCAGTCCCGCTGTCACGTCGTGCGCGCCCGCGTCCGCGGCGGCGACGTGAGCACCGTGGTCCTCAAGCACTTCCACGAAGACCCGATGCTGGGCCTGGACGAGTGGGCGGGCCTGGAGCTGCTCGGACGCCACAACCTCTTCACCGCGCCGGGCCTCATCGCGGGGGACATCGCCTCCAGGCTGCTGGTCCTCGAGGACCTGGGCACGGGCCCCAGCCTGGAGGACCTCCTGCGCGCGGACGACGCGAACGCCGCCACGGGAGGATTGCTCGCCGTGGCGCGCATCACCGCGCAGCTCCACGCGCGCACCCGGGGCGTGCAAGGCGACTTCGACCTGCTCCGGCACGCGTTGAGTCCCCGCCCCATGCGGGTGCGCATCGACAACGCGCGCTATCTGCTGGAGCACGCGGACCGGCTGCGGCGCTGGGCCGACGCGGTCGACGTGCCCATGGCCCCGGGCACGCAGGAGGACCTGGAGCGGCTGGCGCGCGAGCTGGCGGAGCCCGGCCCCTTCCTGTCCCTCACCCATGGAGACATGGCCCCCGGCAACACCCTGTTCACCCCCAGCGGGCCCCGGCTGCTCGACTTCGAGTACTGCGGCATGCGGCACGCGCTGTACGACGCGCTGATGTGGCTGCTGGTGGTGCCGCTGCCCGACGAGCTCATCACTCGCGCGGACCTGACCTACCGCATCACCCTGGCCCCCGCGTGCGAGGCCGCGCAGGTGGACGCCACGTGGACTCGCGCCCGCGCCATGGTGGCCACCGCGCGCACGGTGAATCTGTTCCAGTGGCTGTCACCTCGAGCGTTGGAGCGGAACCGGGACTGGGCTCCGGGCTTCTCCGAACGAGCCGCCCTGCTGCGCCACCTCTCCCGCTCCCGCACCCTGCGAGAGTCCCTGGACCCCATCCCCGACCTCTCGCGCACGCTGAACGCGCTGGAGGAGCGGCTCGTGGAGCGCTGGGCGGGCACCGCCTCCTTCACCTGGCCCGCGTTCCGGTAA